Part of the Coturnix japonica isolate 7356 chromosome 20, Coturnix japonica 2.1, whole genome shotgun sequence genome is shown below.
CGAAGAGCCCAGTACTCCAGGTGTGGCcccaccagagctgagtacagaggatCGATcacctcccactgctgctggttGCATTAtttctgacacaagccaggatgctctTGGCTTACTTGTCCACCttggcatgctgctggctcatgttcagccagctgttAGTGAGTATATGCAGGATTGTCTGCCCCACAGAGAGGACAGTacagcagagggacagaaggTGATGGAGCCACTCTTACCTAATGATGCTCCTGGATACTGTTCTGTGAAGCCATAGCCTTGACCTTTCAGTTCTTCCCTTCAGCATTTGGCCTGGTGTAGATCACTGGGCTATTGAAACTTCTCAGTTTGCTGAGGCTAACCTCTGAAGCTGTGgtatctctgctgctgtctggaaGATTCTTACTCTTTCTAAGTAGAACTTCATAAACCCCTTTGTGACAAACACATCCCCATTTGTCACATCACTGATGTGTCTGATCTCACTTCTGCAGATCCTGCTCATTTCGGATTACTTCTATGCCTTCCTCCGGCGGGAATACTACCTCACTCATGGACTCCATTTGACGAGGCAAGATGGGACAGAGGCCATGCTTGTTTTGAAGTAATGGTTGAATCCACCATTTCTTGGGCCATGGACTACTCTAAGGAACGTGTGAAGCTTGGTGTATATTGGGTGGGTGGGGAAGGTTCCCTGGATGAGGTCTAGCTTTGGGGATGATACCTACTGAAAGAATGGGCTGAGCTTCTTCTGGGAGTACCTTCTGCAGCAATGGACTCAGTGCAGGCTGAGAGCTACAAGTAGAACCTTCACTGGAGaatctcccttcttccttcagctgtgcttttcacTGAAACCTCAGCCATCAACTCTGAGCAGTCCAGCAGGAACTGGAGTATGCACTGGAGCTAAAAACAGGACTCAGTCTCTggcccaggagctgctcagaCCATTAACTGTTTACTTTACATCACTGCTTCTTGAAATGTTTGCTTCTCCTGGAAATTCCCCTGTCACAGCTTTTACTGCTAATGCTTCTGTTTGACACAAGACAACGTCTGGGTACGTGGTGCCGAAGGCTGTCTGCTGTTGTAGATCCTGGAAGAACCACGTGCTCAGACACAGTGGCAGTTTTTGATGCGTGCAGGTGAGCAAGCATGGATGAACTGCTggaaggaggagctgctgctgtgggagctcTTGGTGCTCACACCTCTACTGAGTACTGGAACTAGGAGAAAGCAGGAGCAGGATGGGTAGTGTGTAACTGTTCCATCCCTTTATGAATGGTCTCCTGTGAGGGATGGATGCTCCCTTGTGAGGAGCTGCACAGAACCACAACAGGGTGTCAGCGGAAGAAACACTACTGTGCAAGTAATCTCATACTGCTCCAGTGTGGGTAGTGGGTAACTGCTCTATCCTGTTGAATGGATGtttccctgtgaggagctgtacAAAAGCATGACAGGGtctcagaagaagaaacacTACTGTGCAGGCAATCTCCTACTGCTCCTTATTTCTGTACGTTAACAAAGCTTGGCAATGCAGGACTTGCACTACACTGTTGTGATAGCTTGGGGCAGCAGCTCAGACATGAAATGAGCAAGCTGCCTGCCTGGGCTGGGGACCAGGAGGTGTCAAAATCTCCCCACAGACCAAATTCATAAGGTGCCTTGGACTCCACTGTTGTGGAGTTGATGGGCTCCTGGTGTTTCACAGCAGGACAGTCACACAGGATAGTCACTCTGCAGTGTGACTCTTTTGCATATACAGCGATGGCATTGTGTTGCTGTGCGTAGAGGGCTCTGTAACATGCCGTCCCTCAGCTcccctgctgctttctttgtgttCAGACCCTTCCTCTAgagcttctgctgctgctgaccccATGAATGTGACCCACCGAGGGAAtccacagggctctgctggtTGCATGTGGCACTGGGAGTTGTTAACCACAGTGTTGAAGGCCTTCTGCAGTGCCGGGGCAGGGAGCAGCCGCTGCTCCCCACTCATCCCAAGAAAAAAGTGGAAAGGCTGGTAATTTGTCAGCATGGAAACAGAACTGTATGGCCCAGAGCAATGGAGAGACCAACGTGCCCAGACCTTCCCCAGGCGGTTTTACGAAcaactccatttttttttaacacttaaaACTTTTGCCTTACTGCACTGCTATTAGCGCTTTTGCCCAGGGGGTGTTACTGGGAGCCCAGCTCAGCCCACCCCACTCTGCAGTCCTGGGCTGGGGGTCACGTaggcagggctgctctgggctgcCCCGTGTGGCATggcaaagagcacaataaacTGTGCAAGTTTTAGGTGTCTcttgtgtgctctgtgctggaacAGGAGTGGAGGGAGGAGCACAATCCATCACCTGGCGTTCAAGGTGTGATTTGTGCTGTGGGAGAACCCCGgggtttgttttacttttgtacAGGGAGGGGAAAGTGCAGGGCACATTgtgttttaaaggagaaaaaatagtcTCATGCTGATGGCCAGGGTCAGTTACAAAGTGAGtagcaggctctgagcaacacCAAAGGGCAAACAGGAATGCAAGAGTGGCTACTGAGAAATACCCGGAGGGCACtgggaacagcagagctgcaggttgGTCTGCCCAGATGCTTACAGCCCGGCTCAGGAAGCAGTCACTGCCCAAAGGAGGGCACTCCATGGGCATCACCGTGGGGTAACCAAGGAAGGTGTGGGACTGCCAGCACCAAACTGGTCTGACTCTGGTGTCCTGTGGTTATGGAGAGGAGAGACAGAGGTAATTGCAAACGTGCCCTCCACACAGCACCCGTTTTGCagctcccttccttccccagaaTAGAAAATAAGTTGCTGGTGTTATCATGGAACCGGGCAGGAGATGGGGCCAGAGGCAAGGACAGAGACAAGGACTCTATGGGAGGAAGCAGAGACAGGATGCCCGGTCCTGAGCTTTAATGATGCTTCTGGTACAAGGTGCCAGATGAGCCTGCTGAGGCTGCCAGGCCCTCCTGTCCACAGCTCCTTGATGGTGACCCAGTGCCAGCCATGGGGAGTGCTGGGACACTCAGATGGGACTCCTGCTGACAGAGCCTGGGGGGGGGTCAATGGATGCTGAGAGCAGCCAGGACCCATGGATCTGCAGTGGGTAAGGAAGCAAACCCTGAAATCCCCCCATAGAGTGCTGTGGGAccaggctctgtgcagccagaCAGAAAGAAGCCATCATGCCATCTTGCTACCATGCAGGGTGCTGCCTTGTGCCTTCAACTGCCACATCTGATACTGGAATAAATGGAGAGTCCTTCCACCAGCACAGGCCCACTTGGTGCTGGCTGTTTGGGAGTatgggacagcagcaggaggcaccACAGGTTCACTGCAGTCCCTCAGTGTTCTACAGTAGCCCCAAGGGCAGGGACACCACAGCCCAGCGTTTCCCTCTTCCTGCAGCCATCAATCCCAGCTCTCATGGAGCACCACATCTCCCAGCTGCCCATCCACTGTGTGCAGCCCAAGGCCGTGCATCCCCCAGTGGGGCAGAGTGCCCTGTGCCactctgcagctgtgccacccCTGGTGCGCAGTGTTGACACAACACAACTATTGCAACAGTTGTGTTGCAAAGAGCAACATAGAGCACGACCTGTTTGTTGATCCCAAAACAAGGGATCCTCATGCTGTTGGTGGCCAGTTGAGCCCACGTTGTGGGCAGGGTGCAGAGGCAGTGACAGCCActgggctggaggcagcaggcaCTCGCCCATTCATCCCAGCTCCACGAGGCCGCAGGCTCCACACCCAACCCTGCGTCACACTGACACACTTGGGGCTGGTGGAGGCAccaggggctggggaggggCCAGAGCAGGTGAACATTAACCTGGGGCGGTGGTGAGGTGTCCCCGACAGCACAGCACCCGGGAGCACACGGGATGAGGGGACTCCGTGCCCACTACCACCTCCTGGTAGGTCTGACTCTGAGGGCGCTCGTGTGGGGCTGAGACACATGGTTGGATATTGCAGGGCCACTCCTACCTCTCCCCCTTGTCCGCTGCTCCCCTGGGGTGTTTCCTGCCTGACCCCACTGTGGGGAGTTGGGAACAGCTGCTTGcttctgccctgctgccctTCTACATTCAAGcggggctgtgggctgcacacacagctgtggaTGGCTGAGGCTTGTCACCAGCTGCACCCTGGCCCAAAGTACATCTGTGTCCTAGTGTGCACTGCCCCGGCAGGGGAAAATGCCACTGAGGTTCACTGCGGTGAACCCTTCCACTGGGGCTGAGCTTGTAGGCTGTGGAAGCCTCTGCTGCCTCCAtgtcctcctcctctccccatctcctcccatTGCAGCCCGCACCCTTGAGCTGTGCAATGGTGGGACTACCTAGCAGGGAGCCAGGGCACCCCATGGAGTGTGTGttgggagcagggcaggaggctcAGCTGACTGTCCACCCCCGGGGCTCCAGGTCTGCACGGCCTTCGAGCCCCTTCACCCCACCCTTGTCCACTGCACAGGCTGGGAGAGTCCCACATGGTGCTGGTTTGGGGACGCTGCCCCGTGGGGTCCCAGGGGACTAATCACCTCCATCCACCCCCAGCCTGACCAGGACGAAGACCAGCCCATAGACTGCACAGAGCCAGACAGCGAggggcagctgggctgggagggagccCCAGTGACACCTCCAGCCCCAGAGGAGCCGTGCAGGCTGGTGCTGAGCACACCAAGCAGCATCCTGCAGGACAGGGAGATTGAGGAGGTGAGGGGCCCTCGCATGCCAGGAACTGGTTCAGCGTAAGACTGGAGGGTGACATCCCCTCTATCCccagggagcagaggcagcCAGCCGGTGGGCTCAGGGTGGGGATGTTTGGGGAGGCCTCAGGAGGATGCTGGGAGGGTGGAAGGATGCTCAGAACATCCTTTCTTGGGAACAAATGCCCTAGGAGTTGTCTGGGAAGCATGGCTGGTGTTGGGAGAACAGTCAGGGGCACCATTAGGGCACATGTGTATGGGTGAAGATGCTACAGGGTAAGACTGCTTTGTGTGGGGAGGGTGCTAGGGGTGAAGGCAGTGGGGTTCAtccctgctttcctgctgcaggtgggcagggaggggtggggaagcagggctgggggacaagcaggggctgctgcccaGGCCAGGCCtccctgcaaacagcagcattgagcagagagctgcctgCCAGCCCCTCAGAGCCCATTCTGCCCCAGCTGGGCACCCACCTGCCCACCCGTCTGCGGCAGCAGCCCTGGAGCCTGCTATACTGCACCGCGCGGGATGGCTTCAGCCTGAGGACCCTGTATCGCTGCACCAACCAGCTGagctccccagctctgctgctcatccGTGACACTGAAGCACAGGTATGGCGGGGACATGTCTCCTGGTAGCCACCAGAAGTGGATTTACCTGCGCCTGGCTCTGTCCTTGTTGCTCACTGGATGGGAATGTGCCAGGGACTCCTGGTGCAGTTCGTGCTCCGCACCCCGTAACGCTGGcatctctctcctctccctttgcCAGGTCTTTGGTGCCTTCTCCACCAGCCCCATTCACGTGAGCAAATGCTTTTATGGCACGGGGGAGAcattcctcttctccttctccccgGAGCTGAAGGTAGGATCTGCAAGGCCAGAGGAAAGGGGAAGTTGGGGACCAGCAGTGCTCCATGGCCTGCCCTGCTGGAAGGACCCTGAAGTACTGCAGGGTCTGGGGAATGGTGCAGAGTAACGCAGCTGCACTGGTCTGTCCACAAGCAAAGCCACCAGGCCAGCCTGCCCCAACTTGCAGCCAATATGGAGTTTGTGTGTCCTGCTGGGACTGGTTGCATCAGCGGGTGGCAGCCATTCCCCAGAGGGGGCAGGACAACAGCAAAATGGCACCTGCACCTTGTGCAGGCCTCCCTATGGACTCTGTGGCTTCCAGCCATGACCAGCGGGTGCAGGGCCCTTCATGTGGGCAGGACGGGGACAGCCAGACATGACTGCTGTCCCCACAGGTGTTCAGGTGGACGGGCAGAAACAGCTTCTTCCTGAAGGGAGATGTGGACCTGCTGATGGTCGGTGGAGGCAGGTAGGGGCAGCCACGGAGCTGACATTGCTGAGCAGACACAGCAGGAGGGCCCTGACTGAGCACAGCCTGTGTGTGTCCCAGCGGCAAGTTTGGGCTGTGGCTGGATGGGGATCTGCACCACGGGGGGAGCTGCCCCTGTGAGACCTTCAATAATGAGAGCCTGTCGCCGCGGGGGGAGTTCTGCGTCCAGGACCTGGAGCTGTGGGGTCTGGACTGACACCGCAACCACAGGATGCAGCTGAAGCTCCAGTTCTCAGAGCCGACCGCCACTGGGCCCCGTCCTGCAGGCACCAGGAATGGCAGTGCTGGATGTAACCCTGCGGGATGCTGCCCCTGCAGCAGGGTGTGCCAGTCGGGAGCCATGTGTGCTCCGGGAGCAGGGAGAACCTGGAAGGCCCTGTCCAACAGCTGCTGCCCTCGGGACAGTGGGAACAGGGCTGGTGTGTGAAAGGCTGCTGGCCACCAATAAATGGGaagagctgtgctctgagcctTGTCCTTATCGCCGTGAAGCTATAtacagaaagcagtgagagTCCCTGAGCAGGGGCCCAGAGCTGAGCCCTCAGCTTCGTGCAAAAGAGCAGAGCAATGGGGGATGGCCTCTGGTGCATCCAAACAGAGCTTCCCCCCCAAGCACTCAGGCAGAACACACAGCCCTTCCCCACCACACAAATCCTTCCTGCTTTGGCCCCGCACACCTCCTTTGTGATGTCTGACACTCCTTTTACTTTTCTCAGGGGAGGGTTGTGGCTGGGCATGGGGCTGGAGCTCCCACTGTCACCCCATATGTTCGGTGGAGCATGGATCCCAGCCATCACCAAACTGCACTGCTTTACTTCACCCTGTATACAAACGCACTGGACTTCACCAGCCTCTTTGGTCTCCTGTGGCCAAAGACAGAAGTGAAGAGTTCGGAATCCCcatgaaataaaacagcccATTGCTTAGACCTTCCTGTTGCTCTAATGGGCTCAAATCTGAGTGATGGGTTTTAGCAAAGCTTGaccagcccagagctgctgggacTTGGTGgcaacagctgttttttttccctgttctgcaGGACGTGCTGTGGTTCCAGCTGCCTGTGCTTGGCCTGGTCGCGCAGAGCTGTTTATCCCCTCTGCACAAACCCTTACCCCTGTAGACCAAGGCCCCTCCTTGCCCTGCCCCAATGCCCACTCATACGTTTGGCTCATAGCACGGTGCCCTCATGCTTCATGTTCTCCTGTGCAGGGAAAGCTCTGGACAACCACACTGGGAGATCACCACCACCGCGACACATGGGCATCATGGGGACATTGGGGCATCTCCTATTGGGATCCCCCAGTCAATGCCATCAGCTTCTGCTTGCAGCTGGCAGGACTGGGCCTGGCTGGGCTCGGACATGGAAGGGTCCTGCAGAGGGAGCCAGCTCCACCTGCTCTGACTCCATTCTCCTTGGAGGAGATAAACACGATAGTCTCTGCTCACTGCTTCCCCTCTGGGCTAAAGGAgaagctggggatgctgctgagCGCTCAGACAGACCATCTCCTCCCCTACCTTTCCCCAAGAGCGCAGGGTAAAGGCCAACTGTGTGCGCGTTATGTCTGCTGGGACGGCGGGCGGGGAAACACTGTGTGGTGTCACGGTGTTCCAACAGGAAGTGCTGGGAAGGAGAGGCCTCCCATGAGCTTCTGAATCCAACAGCACGCCAAGTTCCACCTGCACAGAGGGAACAAAGTGCAGCCGCCCTCTGACCTGCCTGCCTCACCCGCTCCAGGCTGAAGGTGACACGgatcctgcagcagctgctgtgcacatCAACCAGCCCCAgagtgctgctgggagggatgGGAGTCCAAATGAAACACGCCTTAAGAACAGAGTAGATGGGGTTGGCCGTAAATGTTCTGATTGAACTTTTCAAAGGGCACGTTTGCCTTCAGCAGCTCAAAGCCTTAATTCTCCATCCCTGTGCTCTCGGTGTGCAGCAGTGGGAAGGGACACcatgcagcacctgcagcccGGCTGCTGTTTGACCAGCAACCTTTTTCCTGCTCCTGTCCTTTTCTTACAGCGGGATCCCAGACTGAGTTTCCAGTTCATCTCtcaaaaggaaatagaagcaaCTGCTCTACCACCGATTTGAGGCTATTCCACAATGTACTGACAACGATATGAtcccctggagccttctctttgGCAGGAAGACCATCCCTGCGCTCTCCTTGTAGGGAAGATGctcccagcagcctggcagctgTTCCCTGGCTCCATTTCTGTGTTACTGGGGAGCCCACACCTGGGCACTGTGGTCTCACCAGGGTCTTTTCTGCAGTGGTTCTCCAGCTGGGTGCTCCCTGCATGCCCTGGTACCTCCTACTGTTCCTCCCCAGAGGCAGGAGTGTGTACTTCCCCTTGTTAAAATCCACAAGCTGCCCATCAAGTTATTTCCTCAGcctgcccaggtccctctgaagGGCTGCACAGCCTTCAGCTCCATCAGGCACTCCTCCCACTTTGGGATCCTCAGCACACTGGCACAGGGCACAATCAGCCCCAGCACCAGATCATTTGCAAGGCTGTGATATAGGCCTGGACCCACTGCTGACCCCTGGAACGATCCACAAGATGGCTGTGACTTGTCCCAGCTTCAACAGATCAGCAGGGGAACAAAGGGGCCATAGGCATCTCAGCTTCATATCATCTGCAGGTGAGCTGAGAGCACATCCTGACTGCTGCAGATGAAGCTGCTCCATGACAGTTCAGAACAACTCTAATCAGAACTTCTTTAATGAGCTCATCCTCATCGGTGAGCACTGTGTCCAGTAACCAGTTGGTCTAATACCAGGATCACACCTCACACATCTCCCATCAGTGCTGGCCCTTCCTGCATTTCTCCACCAGCCGCCACGTGTACCAGCTCTGCATTCTCCCTGGGCTGCTCACCTGCCTTCTGCAGCCCTCCCTTTACattgccctgcagcagcagcctctgctctgaCCACACCGAGGCATCCCTGACAGCCCCACACTGCCCTGCTTGAAGTGGAAGCGCTGGGAAGGAGGACCAAGCCTTTTTGaatggagcagcactgagcttcaGCCATCAGCTCCACCTGCACATAATGACCAACACGCACAAGGACTTCAATCCTCCCAGCTTGCCCTAATCATTTCTAGGGACCTTCAGAAGTTCATTTGGCTGTTAAGCCCTGCACAGTGAGACTGCTGCTTTCAATAAAGTTCACACACTGCAATTAAAATCgctgtttattatttttatcacagaaaGGCTCAGATTATGTCTGAGAAAAAGAAACGCTGCCTCAACTACCAGGTGTTAAAGTTCCATGTACAACATTTTTGCTTAAATTTGAAAGCCTTTCCCAAATATAAAGTGCACCTTTTATAACAGCATCAAAACAAACCCAAGGAACAGTGATAGAATTATGTTATGATGGCACAGTGCTTGATTTCACGTAGATAATGGGGATAAATGCCTTCACTCTACAATGTGATTCCCCGAACCATAAAACAAGTACTTCAAAAGCTTCTATAAAGGTCCCTCCACCTTCCAGCAGTTACCTGGTACACTGCAGGTGTGAAATGCTCTTACCAGCAACAGCAGAGTTGGTGCTGCATCACCATTAAACACAGGTTCAACAAGCAGCTGAGCGCAGAACAATTTCTGGCTGTTTCAGACCACATCTGTACAGCAGGTGAGTGGCCCTTCTTACATCACAGCCATCAGCTTCCAGACCAAGGAAACAATCAGACAGGAGAAGTGACAACACCTTCTTACGCGGCAACCCCTTGTTTCAAAAGCTGGGCTGTTAAGACTCGGCTTCTCTTTTCTCACTTCAGATACAAAGATCCAAAGCTCTTTTCCAATTTCTGAGTATTAAAGAGCACTTTACTTTGTAGGCTTGATGGGTGATATTTTATTAGTTAGCTTCATTTAATGAAAGCAGCCTTCAAAGAGAACACCTTAAACCTGAGTAAAACAGGGAACAAAGtcttccttgtttgctttttgatgGGACAGATGCTTGCACCAGCAGTGTCCACAGTGGAGATTATAAGAGCCCTTATTGTCTATAAGGGAGATAAAAAATGCACCAGAGCAGCAACCACTGAACCAGAAAAACAGGGACGGGATGCAGTCATGGAAGGGTTCCTGACCAGCCTGACCACCCAGTGCAGCGAAATGCAGAACAGTGTGCGCTGGGTGCAAGGAGAAGCACCGCCACACGCAgcatctgctctgctttcctgcaagCACCCCAAACATGGAGCTGTCGAGGAGTTTGTACAGTTCAGTGtagcagtttaaaaaaagaaaaaacaaaagttacaTTTAATGTATCACAAATGCTACAAAACCAGTAAAATGCTGCGTGTcgctgcagggctgtgctacTTCAATACAAGTCGTGAGGTCACTTTCATAGCAAGAGGCCTGCATCCAGTCAGCTTCCTGAACAGCAGAACAGCCATCTTTAATAAAAAGgtcattacagaaaataagacGAGGTGGAATCATAaagtttaaaatagaaacagaagcttttctAACAGCTCCAGCAACATTGCGATAGTCTCCAGAAGGGATCAGGACCGGAAGGAGCAGTAACAAACCTACTGCACTTCTGGCCATTACAATCAatggttgttttctgtttaaaatgaagCTCCTCCTGCTACAGCAGCACCGATACATTCAAAAAATAAGTGAGAACTGAGCTTGCTTTGCCGTAGCAGGTTATCTGTTAGCTCTGTAGCAGTTCAACCCAAACGTGCACTTAGTCTGAGTGCACACATAAAAGCATCCTGTATTGTAAAATGCACTGCTGCATTgctctatcttttttttttctttcttttacagtatATTggattgcattttaaaagagcCGCTGCTCAGAGCTCCCCATCTTCTGAGCAGGTGGGTGGACAGTGCAAAAGGAGATGCGTTACTAATTGAAGGAAAGCTTCTGCTTGCAGCTGGGTTCAGAAGCTGTCTTGCATTCATCCCTGCTTCTGTTATTCCAGCTTTGTTTCAGTGGAGTTAGATGAGGGGCAACCACATCACCATCCTGTTATTGAAAGTCAGAGAACATTCGTGACaatgtgttcattttcactCGCTGTGCTAAAGCAGGGGAAAGCAGCTCGCCACCAGATGGAGCAAAACTAAACACAAGGTCCCACAGGCACTGCACATCAGTGAGTATGGaaggcactgcactgcagagatGGAAACTGCTGTCAGTCAGTGGTAGAAACCAGGGCGGGGAGAAACAACTCCCCATGCTTGTGAGAAACCTTCACTATTCATAGTTCACCTCTTCCTAAACTGATAGCAGCAAATTCAGGAAGCTCAAAAGGCTCCTATTATGAGCACTGGTACACAGCTTGGAAACATTATTGTAAGTTTCTATAACACTAAGTTTTTGCTCTGAATTCCCCAGCCTCGCATTTAAACCTTTGCACCTACCAAGTGCAGTTGCTTGGAGGTGCCTTCACCACCTTAAGGTACATCCCATACAGCAACCAGTATGGCCTAGGCATTGTGCTCACACTTGTCAGACACATACA
Proteins encoded:
- the TLDC2 gene encoding TLD domain-containing protein 2 isoform X3 → MRGLRAHYHLLPDQDEDQPIDCTEPDSEGQLGWEGAPVTPPAPEEPCRLVLSTPSSILQDREIEEPWSLLYCTARDGFSLRTLYRCTNQLSSPALLLIRDTEAQVFGAFSTSPIHVSKCFYGTGETFLFSFSPELKVFRWTGRNSFFLKGDVDLLMVGGGSGKFGLWLDGDLHHGGSCPCETFNNESLSPRGEFCVQDLELWGLD
- the TLDC2 gene encoding TLD domain-containing protein 2 isoform X2, with protein sequence MRGLRAHYHLLPDQDEDQPIDCTEPDSEGQLGWEGAPVTPPAPEEPCRLVLSTPSSILQDREIEELGTHLPTRLRQQPWSLLYCTARDGFSLRTLYRCTNQLSSPALLLIRDTEAQVFGAFSTSPIHVSKCFYGTGETFLFSFSPELKVFRWTGRNSFFLKGDVDLLMVGGGSGKFGLWLDGDLHHGGSCPCETFNNESLSPRGEFCVQDLELWGLD
- the TLDC2 gene encoding TLD domain-containing protein 2 isoform X1; amino-acid sequence: MLQGKTALCGEGARGEGSGVHPCFPAAGGQGGVGKQGWGTSRGCCPGQASLQTAALSRELPASPSEPILPQLGTHLPTRLRQQPWSLLYCTARDGFSLRTLYRCTNQLSSPALLLIRDTEAQVFGAFSTSPIHVSKCFYGTGETFLFSFSPELKVFRWTGRNSFFLKGDVDLLMVGGGSGKFGLWLDGDLHHGGSCPCETFNNESLSPRGEFCVQDLELWGLD